The following proteins are co-located in the Paraburkholderia phytofirmans PsJN genome:
- the gloA gene encoding lactoylglutathione lyase: protein MRLLHTMLRVGDLDRSIAFYTELLGMKLLRRENYPDGKFTLAFVGYEDERDGTVIELTHNWDTPSYDLGTGFGHLAIEMEDAYAACEKIKAQGGTVVREAGPMKHGTTVIAFVTDPDGYKIEFIQKKK from the coding sequence ATGCGCCTGCTTCACACCATGCTCCGGGTCGGCGACCTGGACCGTTCGATTGCCTTTTACACAGAATTGCTCGGCATGAAACTGCTGCGCCGCGAAAATTATCCGGACGGTAAATTCACGCTGGCGTTCGTCGGTTACGAAGATGAACGCGACGGCACCGTGATCGAACTTACTCACAACTGGGACACGCCTTCGTACGACCTCGGTACGGGCTTCGGCCATCTCGCCATCGAAATGGAAGACGCCTACGCCGCCTGTGAAAAGATCAAGGCGCAAGGCGGTACGGTCGTGCGCGAAGCCGGTCCGATGAAACATGGCACGACCGTGATTGCGTTCGTCACGGATCCGGACGGCTACAAGATCGAGTTCATCCAGAAGAAGAAATAA
- a CDS encoding FMN-binding glutamate synthase family protein, with the protein MFSRRYLAMWCAAALFAVCAALADTHHISWFWIIVPLALVALGLFDLTQQRHAILRNYPLWGHFRFLFEFIRPEIRQYFVEGDTDEKPFSRAQRSIVYQRAKNDVDSRPYGTELDVKATAHEWISHSLAPTTLDNHDFRIVVGPDRAQPYSMSIFNVSAMSFGSLSANAIMALNLGAKKGNFAHDTGEGSMSKYHREHGGDIIWEIASGYFGCRNDDGTFNAEKFAKQAAEPQVKMIEVKLSQGAKPGHGGVLPAAKITPEIAETRGVPMGRDCISPATHSEFSTPRGLLEFVDRLRTLSGGKPTGFKLCIGHPWEFFGIAKAMLETCILPDFIVVDGAEGGTGAAPLEFTDHVGVPLQEGLLLVHNTLVGIGLRQRIRIGASGKMITAFDITKTLAIGADWVNAARGFMFAVGCIQAQTCHTGRCPTGVATQDPVRQRALVVPDKADRVFNFHHNTLHALKEIIQAAGLKHPAELRAHHIVRRVSSHEVQLMSELLKYLEPNDLLNGNYRYSLFEKYWPVAQSDSFSPKVELAAT; encoded by the coding sequence ATGTTTTCTCGACGTTATCTGGCCATGTGGTGCGCAGCCGCGCTGTTCGCCGTCTGCGCGGCGTTGGCCGACACGCATCACATCTCGTGGTTCTGGATCATCGTGCCGCTCGCGCTGGTCGCGCTCGGCCTGTTCGACCTGACGCAGCAGCGCCACGCGATCCTGCGCAACTATCCGCTGTGGGGCCACTTCCGTTTCCTGTTCGAATTCATCCGCCCGGAAATCCGCCAGTATTTCGTCGAAGGCGATACGGACGAAAAACCGTTCTCGCGCGCCCAGCGCAGCATCGTCTATCAGCGCGCCAAGAACGATGTCGACAGCCGCCCGTACGGTACCGAACTCGACGTCAAAGCCACTGCGCACGAATGGATCAGCCACTCGCTCGCGCCGACCACGCTCGACAATCACGACTTCCGCATCGTCGTCGGACCGGATCGCGCGCAGCCTTATTCCATGTCGATCTTCAACGTCTCGGCGATGAGCTTCGGTTCGCTGTCGGCGAACGCGATCATGGCGCTGAATCTCGGTGCAAAGAAAGGCAACTTCGCGCACGACACCGGCGAAGGCTCGATGTCGAAATATCACCGCGAGCATGGCGGTGACATCATCTGGGAAATCGCTTCGGGCTACTTCGGTTGCCGCAACGACGACGGCACCTTCAACGCGGAGAAGTTCGCGAAGCAGGCCGCCGAGCCGCAAGTGAAGATGATCGAGGTGAAGCTCTCGCAAGGCGCGAAGCCGGGTCACGGCGGCGTGCTGCCGGCCGCGAAGATCACGCCGGAAATCGCGGAGACGCGCGGCGTGCCGATGGGCCGCGACTGCATCTCGCCGGCCACGCACTCCGAGTTTTCCACGCCGCGCGGTCTGCTTGAATTCGTCGACCGTCTGCGCACGCTGTCGGGCGGCAAGCCGACCGGCTTCAAGCTGTGTATCGGACATCCGTGGGAATTCTTCGGCATTGCGAAAGCGATGCTGGAAACCTGCATCCTGCCGGACTTCATCGTCGTGGACGGCGCGGAAGGCGGCACGGGCGCGGCGCCGCTCGAATTCACCGACCACGTCGGCGTGCCGTTGCAAGAGGGCCTGCTGCTGGTGCACAACACGCTGGTCGGCATCGGCCTGCGGCAACGTATTCGTATCGGCGCGAGCGGCAAGATGATCACCGCGTTCGACATCACCAAGACGCTCGCGATCGGCGCGGATTGGGTCAACGCTGCGCGCGGCTTCATGTTCGCGGTGGGCTGCATCCAGGCGCAGACTTGCCACACGGGACGCTGCCCGACCGGCGTCGCGACGCAGGACCCTGTGCGCCAGCGCGCGCTTGTCGTGCCGGACAAGGCCGACCGCGTGTTCAACTTCCATCACAACACGCTGCATGCGCTGAAGGAAATCATTCAGGCCGCGGGGCTGAAGCATCCGGCGGAACTGCGCGCGCATCACATCGTGCGGCGCGTGTCGTCGCATGAGGTGCAGTTGATGTCGGAACTGCTGAAGTATCTCGAACCGAACGATCTGCTCAACGGTAATTATCGCTACTCGTTGTTCGAGAAGTACTGGCCGGTCGCGCAAAGCGATTCGTTCTCGCCAAAAGTGGAGCTGGCGGCAACCTGA
- a CDS encoding porin yields the protein MKNVGRLAAVAVPAALASLGCQLAQAQSSVTLYGVVDESVRYLTHANKAGDSSIGLGTGGMTQSRWGLKGVEDLGGGWSTFFKLENRIYVNTGQSDPTLPFFNEAQVGVRSDSYGQIILGRQYNVVIEGVTVAGYGSNSWIPYDFSFQPEITMTGGIWTSNQVQYQARYNGFTFAAGYAFGGNAGNSYGSQIGAAAAYKPEGGPLSVGGAYEVSKDSVNGAAAKTWTFGGAYTWNLTRFSAGYIVNQNDAGFSNFANGPFTAPVLAALKYTDFARRRMIMGGITQQVSNKWHFAANVWRTLQDGKTAAQDGSAWQYQLVADYNLSRRTDVYLEGDYSLYRGDLIGAQLQGVNSVGLAQKSSQIGLMAGIRHQF from the coding sequence ATGAAGAACGTAGGCAGGTTGGCGGCGGTCGCGGTGCCCGCGGCATTGGCGTCGTTGGGATGTCAGTTGGCGCAGGCGCAATCCAGTGTGACGCTGTACGGCGTGGTCGACGAAAGCGTGCGCTACCTGACTCACGCCAACAAGGCCGGCGATTCGTCGATTGGACTCGGCACGGGCGGCATGACGCAGAGCCGCTGGGGGCTGAAGGGCGTCGAGGATCTCGGCGGCGGCTGGTCTACCTTCTTCAAACTCGAAAACCGCATCTACGTCAACACCGGCCAGAGCGATCCCACGCTGCCGTTCTTCAATGAAGCACAGGTCGGCGTGCGATCGGATTCGTACGGCCAGATCATCCTCGGGCGGCAGTACAACGTGGTGATCGAAGGTGTCACGGTGGCCGGCTACGGCAGCAATTCGTGGATCCCGTACGACTTCAGTTTTCAGCCTGAAATCACCATGACGGGCGGCATCTGGACCAGCAACCAGGTGCAATATCAGGCCAGATATAACGGCTTCACGTTCGCCGCCGGCTATGCATTCGGCGGCAATGCGGGCAATTCATACGGCAGCCAGATCGGCGCGGCCGCAGCTTATAAACCCGAAGGCGGTCCGTTGAGCGTGGGCGGCGCGTACGAAGTGTCGAAAGATTCGGTCAACGGCGCCGCCGCGAAGACATGGACTTTCGGCGGCGCGTACACGTGGAATCTGACGCGTTTTTCCGCCGGCTATATCGTCAATCAGAACGACGCGGGCTTTTCGAATTTCGCCAATGGCCCGTTCACCGCGCCCGTGCTGGCGGCGCTCAAATACACGGACTTCGCGCGGCGCCGCATGATCATGGGCGGCATCACGCAACAGGTGAGCAACAAGTGGCACTTCGCCGCGAACGTCTGGCGCACGTTGCAGGACGGTAAGACCGCCGCGCAGGACGGCTCAGCGTGGCAATATCAACTGGTTGCCGACTACAACCTGTCGCGGCGCACGGACGTCTATCTGGAAGGCGATTATTCGCTGTATCGCGGCGACCTGATCGGCGCGCAACTGCAGGGCGTCAACAGCGTCGGGCTCGCGCAGAAGAGCTCGCAGATCGGCTTGATGGCAGGTATTCGACATCAGTTCTGA
- a CDS encoding lysophospholipid acyltransferase family protein: MRFIRSLLLLIYFVLFTVPYATACFIAFPFMRADNRYWMAAGWCRATLHTVRWLNGIRYNIEGFENLPNGPAVLLSKHQSAWETLAFPALMPRPLCYVFKRELLYVPFFGWALGMLKMVHIDRKEGKYAFESVIKQGNARMAEGAWVIMFPEGTRTPTGKQGKYKTGGARFATATGAPVVPIAHNAGRVWPRNSFLKYAGIVTVSIGKPIETTGLTPDEVNTRVEQWIEAEMRRIDPTAYRAAESSSAAAPI, from the coding sequence ATGCGCTTCATCCGCTCTTTGCTTCTGCTGATCTACTTCGTTCTGTTCACGGTGCCGTACGCGACTGCATGCTTCATCGCATTCCCGTTCATGCGCGCCGACAACCGCTACTGGATGGCGGCCGGCTGGTGTCGTGCGACGCTGCATACGGTGCGCTGGCTCAACGGCATCCGCTACAACATCGAAGGCTTCGAGAACCTGCCTAACGGTCCCGCCGTGCTGCTCTCCAAGCATCAATCGGCGTGGGAAACGCTGGCCTTTCCGGCGCTGATGCCGCGGCCGCTGTGCTATGTGTTCAAGCGCGAGTTGCTGTACGTGCCGTTCTTCGGCTGGGCGCTCGGCATGCTGAAGATGGTTCATATCGATCGCAAGGAAGGCAAGTACGCGTTCGAATCGGTCATCAAGCAAGGCAACGCGCGCATGGCCGAAGGCGCCTGGGTCATCATGTTTCCGGAGGGCACGCGCACGCCGACCGGCAAGCAAGGCAAGTACAAAACCGGCGGCGCGCGTTTCGCGACAGCCACCGGCGCGCCGGTCGTGCCGATCGCGCACAACGCAGGACGTGTGTGGCCTCGCAACTCGTTTCTCAAATATGCGGGTATAGTCACAGTGTCGATCGGCAAGCCGATCGAGACGACGGGGCTCACGCCCGATGAAGTGAACACGCGCGTCGAACAGTGGATCGAAGCTGAAATGCGTCGCATCGATCCTACAGCGTACCGCGCGGCGGAAAGCAGTTCCGCCGCCGCACCAATCTGA
- a CDS encoding NUDIX hydrolase has product MKPETWLPHVTVAAIVERDGRFLVVEEHTADGLRLNQPAGHLEAGETLVEAVIRETLEETAHPFAPEALVGMYMTHFERPGSEGVTYLRFTYCGAGGEADPRRPLDPDIVRTLWMSADELRACPERHRTPLVMQCLDDYLAGRRFPLDFVHTHSVGQKR; this is encoded by the coding sequence ATGAAACCGGAAACCTGGCTGCCGCACGTCACGGTCGCGGCCATCGTTGAGCGTGACGGGCGCTTTCTCGTGGTCGAGGAACATACCGCCGACGGTCTGCGCCTGAACCAGCCCGCTGGCCATCTGGAGGCGGGCGAAACGCTGGTGGAAGCGGTGATCCGCGAAACGCTCGAGGAAACCGCCCATCCATTCGCACCCGAGGCGCTGGTGGGCATGTACATGACCCATTTCGAGCGGCCCGGCAGTGAGGGCGTCACCTACCTGCGCTTCACCTATTGCGGCGCGGGCGGCGAAGCCGATCCACGGCGCCCCCTCGACCCCGACATCGTCCGGACGTTGTGGATGAGCGCCGACGAATTGCGCGCCTGTCCCGAACGGCACCGCACGCCGCTCGTCATGCAATGTCTCGACGACTACCTCGCGGGCCGGCGTTTCCCGCTCGACTTCGTGCACACGCATTCGGTCGGGCAAAAAAGATAG
- the gmhB gene encoding D-glycero-beta-D-manno-heptose 1,7-bisphosphate 7-phosphatase: protein MPTKKVVILDRDGVINVDSDAFIKSPDEWVALPGSLEAIARLNQAGYRVAIATNQSGIGRGLFDMNALNAMHLKMHRMAAAVGGRIDAVFFCPHTAEDHCECRKPKPGMLKMINERFEVDPEQTPVVGDSLRDLQAGASLGHPAHLVLTGKGRKTLEAGGLPEGTIVHDDLRAFALDFLADAQE from the coding sequence ATGCCGACCAAGAAAGTGGTGATCCTCGACCGCGACGGCGTGATCAACGTCGACTCCGACGCGTTCATCAAGTCGCCGGACGAATGGGTGGCGCTGCCCGGTTCGCTCGAAGCCATCGCGCGCCTGAATCAGGCCGGCTATCGCGTGGCGATCGCCACCAACCAGTCGGGCATCGGTCGCGGCCTGTTCGATATGAACGCGCTCAACGCGATGCATCTGAAGATGCATCGCATGGCGGCGGCGGTCGGCGGGCGCATCGACGCGGTGTTCTTCTGCCCGCATACAGCGGAAGATCACTGCGAGTGCCGCAAGCCGAAGCCCGGCATGCTGAAGATGATCAACGAGCGTTTCGAGGTCGATCCGGAACAGACGCCGGTGGTCGGCGACTCTCTGCGTGATCTGCAAGCAGGCGCGTCGCTCGGCCATCCGGCTCATCTGGTGCTGACCGGCAAGGGCCGCAAAACGCTCGAGGCCGGCGGCTTGCCCGAAGGCACCATTGTCCACGACGACCTGCGCGCCTTCGCACTCGACTTCCTCGCCGACGCTCAAGAGTGA
- the glyS gene encoding glycine--tRNA ligase subunit beta: MTQPHQATLLVELLTEELPPKALARLGDAFAEGIAQRLAARDLIEGELSFERYATPRRLAVTIKNVRAVAPEKHVREKVLPVSVALDKDGQPTAPLAKKLAALGFPDFSVNDLERAQDGKAEAFFLRYAAPGATLADGLQSALDETLAKLPIPKVMTYQRPDGTNVQFVRPAHRLTALHGEQVVPVSALGIDADDTTLGHRFLSEGFVQIQHADTYAETLLHKGHVVANFADRKETIRTHLLAQADGDQVVMPESLLDEVTSLVEWPVVYACRFGDEFLQVPQECLILTMQTNQKYFALTDANGKLRSRFLIVSNIETSTPGDIVEGNERVVRPRLADAKFFFEQDKKKPLADRVPLLANVVYHNKLGSALQRVERVEALAGAIAELIGADVALAKRAARLAKADLITDMVGEFPELQGTMGTYYARHDGEPEEVALACSEHYQPRFSGDALPTTATGTVVALADKLETLVGIWGIGLQPTGEKDPFALRRHALGVLRILVEKQLPVDLVELLRTAHAQFAAVPNVTDSTQAIYEFSMDRLRGLLRERGYAPGEIDAVLALNPTRLDDIVARLDAVREFAALPEAASLAAANKRISNILKKSEGAATGGVQVALLTEAAEKALYAQLEQVAPRVQSQLAARDYTGALTALAALREPVDTFFNDVMVNAEDPALRANRLALLGALHQQMNCVADISRLAA, from the coding sequence ATGACTCAACCCCATCAAGCTACCCTGCTCGTCGAGCTGCTGACCGAAGAACTGCCGCCGAAAGCGCTCGCGCGTCTCGGCGACGCCTTCGCGGAAGGCATTGCGCAGCGCCTCGCGGCGCGCGACCTGATCGAAGGCGAACTGTCGTTCGAACGTTATGCCACGCCGCGCCGCCTCGCCGTCACGATCAAGAACGTGCGCGCGGTTGCGCCGGAAAAACACGTGCGCGAAAAAGTGCTGCCGGTTTCCGTCGCGCTGGATAAAGACGGCCAGCCCACCGCGCCGCTCGCCAAAAAACTCGCGGCGCTCGGCTTCCCCGATTTTTCGGTGAACGACCTGGAGCGCGCGCAGGACGGCAAGGCCGAAGCCTTCTTCCTGCGCTATGCCGCGCCGGGCGCCACGCTCGCCGACGGCCTGCAGAGCGCGCTCGACGAAACGCTCGCCAAGCTGCCGATCCCGAAGGTCATGACGTATCAGCGTCCCGACGGCACCAACGTGCAATTTGTGCGTCCGGCGCATCGGCTGACCGCGCTGCATGGCGAACAGGTCGTGCCGGTGAGCGCGCTCGGCATCGACGCCGACGACACCACGCTCGGCCATCGTTTCCTCTCCGAAGGTTTCGTGCAGATCCAGCATGCGGATACGTACGCCGAGACGCTGCTGCACAAAGGCCACGTGGTAGCGAATTTCGCCGACCGCAAGGAAACCATCCGCACGCATCTGCTCGCGCAAGCCGACGGCGATCAGGTCGTGATGCCGGAATCGCTGCTTGACGAAGTGACGTCGCTGGTCGAATGGCCGGTGGTCTACGCGTGCCGTTTCGGGGACGAATTCCTGCAAGTGCCGCAGGAATGCCTGATCCTCACCATGCAGACGAACCAGAAATACTTCGCGCTGACCGATGCGAACGGCAAGCTGCGCTCGCGCTTCCTGATCGTGTCGAACATCGAAACGTCCACGCCGGGCGATATCGTCGAAGGCAATGAACGCGTGGTGCGTCCGCGTCTGGCCGATGCGAAGTTCTTCTTCGAGCAGGACAAGAAGAAGCCGCTCGCGGACCGCGTGCCGCTGCTCGCAAACGTCGTGTATCACAACAAGCTGGGCTCGGCGCTGCAGCGCGTGGAGCGCGTAGAAGCGCTGGCCGGCGCGATTGCCGAACTGATCGGCGCGGACGTGGCGCTCGCAAAGCGCGCCGCGCGTCTGGCCAAGGCCGACCTGATCACCGACATGGTGGGCGAATTCCCCGAGCTGCAAGGCACGATGGGCACGTACTACGCGCGCCACGACGGCGAGCCGGAAGAAGTCGCGCTCGCGTGTTCGGAACACTATCAGCCGCGTTTCTCGGGTGACGCGTTGCCCACCACCGCGACCGGCACCGTCGTCGCGCTGGCCGACAAGCTCGAAACGCTGGTCGGCATCTGGGGCATCGGCCTGCAGCCCACCGGCGAGAAGGACCCGTTCGCGCTGCGTCGCCACGCGCTCGGCGTGCTGCGCATTCTCGTCGAGAAGCAACTGCCGGTCGATCTGGTCGAACTGCTGCGTACTGCTCACGCGCAATTCGCAGCGGTGCCGAACGTGACGGATTCCACGCAAGCCATTTACGAATTCAGCATGGACCGTTTGCGCGGCCTGCTGCGTGAACGTGGCTACGCGCCGGGCGAAATCGACGCGGTGCTGGCGCTGAATCCCACGCGTCTCGACGACATCGTCGCGCGTCTGGATGCCGTGCGTGAATTCGCAGCGTTGCCGGAAGCGGCGTCGCTCGCGGCGGCCAACAAGCGCATCTCGAACATTTTGAAGAAGTCGGAAGGCGCGGCGACCGGCGGCGTGCAGGTTGCGCTGCTCACCGAGGCTGCAGAAAAGGCGCTGTACGCGCAACTCGAACAAGTCGCGCCGCGCGTGCAATCGCAACTGGCGGCACGCGACTACACGGGCGCGCTAACCGCGCTCGCCGCGTTGCGCGAACCGGTCGACACGTTCTTCAACGACGTGATGGTCAATGCCGAAGATCCGGCGTTGCGCGCCAACCGTTTGGCTTTGCTCGGCGCACTGCATCAGCAGATGAATTGCGTCGCCGACATTTCCCGACTCGCCGCCTGA
- a CDS encoding M48 family metallopeptidase has translation MQKSPTPQHAAALDNRQLDLPLFAEPGSMSSSPSPSAPTPGASQRSPGGQQPALPLAPDGSKLRSLAIGSRTLHYALKRSARRSIGFAIDSTGLTITAPRWVTLADIETAITEKQRWIFTKLIEWQTRVEQRALPKVDWKDGAEVPYLGQPVRVKLGAPQGMLAFSAQDAALQVPLPLQADPQQIKDRVQGWLQGEAKRLFGERLAIYAEKLGVNYRAYALSSAATRWGSCSSDGKIRLNWRLIHFPLSIIDYVVAHELAHLREMNHSPRFWQTVESIFPEFREARQTLKSHPPELLPTL, from the coding sequence ATGCAGAAGTCTCCTACGCCGCAGCATGCTGCGGCGCTCGATAACCGGCAACTCGATCTCCCGCTCTTCGCCGAGCCGGGGTCGATGTCGTCGTCGCCTTCACCTTCCGCACCCACACCCGGCGCTTCGCAGCGCTCGCCGGGCGGCCAGCAGCCGGCCCTGCCTCTCGCGCCGGATGGCAGCAAGCTGCGCAGTCTCGCGATCGGCTCACGCACGCTGCACTACGCGCTCAAACGTTCGGCGCGCCGCTCGATCGGTTTTGCGATCGACAGCACGGGTCTCACGATCACCGCACCACGCTGGGTCACGCTCGCCGATATCGAAACCGCGATCACCGAAAAGCAGCGCTGGATTTTCACGAAGCTGATCGAATGGCAGACGCGTGTCGAACAGCGCGCGCTGCCGAAAGTCGATTGGAAAGATGGCGCCGAGGTGCCCTATCTCGGTCAGCCCGTGCGCGTGAAACTCGGCGCGCCGCAAGGCATGCTCGCGTTCAGCGCGCAAGATGCGGCGCTGCAAGTGCCGCTGCCCTTGCAAGCGGATCCGCAGCAGATCAAGGATCGCGTGCAAGGCTGGCTGCAGGGTGAAGCGAAGCGTCTGTTCGGCGAGCGTCTTGCGATTTACGCCGAGAAACTGGGCGTGAACTATCGCGCGTACGCGCTCTCGTCGGCGGCGACGCGTTGGGGCAGTTGTTCGAGTGACGGCAAGATTCGCCTGAACTGGCGCCTGATTCACTTCCCGCTTTCCATCATCGATTACGTCGTCGCGCACGAACTCGCGCATCTGCGTGAAATGAATCACAGCCCGCGCTTCTGGCAAACAGTCGAATCGATTTTTCCGGAATTCCGCGAAGCGCGGCAGACACTGAAGTCGCATCCGCCGGAATTGCTGCCGACGCTTTAA
- the glyQ gene encoding glycine--tRNA ligase subunit alpha, protein MLTFQQIILTMQSYWDKQGCALLQPIDMEVGAGTSHVHTFLRAVGPEPWRAAYVQPSRRPKDGRYGENPNRLQHYYQYQVVLKPAPENILDLYLGSLEALGFDLKQNDVRFVEDDWENPTLGAWGLGWEVWLNGMEVTQFTYFQQVGGLDCKPVLGEITYGLERLAMYLQKVENVYDLVWTEWEEQGPNGPELRRLTYGDVYHQNEVEQSTYNFEYANVELLFSIFNSYEAEAKRMIEAQIALPAYELVLKAGHTFNLLDARGAISVTERAAYIGRIRALSKLVAQAYYDSREKLGFPMLGNPVHGVPGLTTDEQDAAMPAWAPPLKVERKIDPD, encoded by the coding sequence ATGCTCACGTTTCAGCAAATCATCCTGACAATGCAGTCCTATTGGGACAAGCAGGGTTGCGCGTTGCTCCAGCCGATCGACATGGAAGTCGGCGCGGGCACGTCCCACGTCCATACCTTCCTGCGCGCGGTCGGCCCCGAGCCGTGGCGCGCGGCGTACGTGCAACCGTCGCGCCGTCCGAAAGACGGCCGCTATGGCGAGAATCCGAACCGTCTGCAGCATTACTACCAGTACCAGGTGGTGCTCAAGCCGGCGCCGGAAAATATCCTCGACCTATACCTCGGTTCGCTCGAAGCGCTCGGCTTCGACCTGAAGCAGAACGACGTGCGCTTCGTCGAAGACGACTGGGAAAACCCCACGCTCGGCGCTTGGGGTCTGGGCTGGGAAGTGTGGCTGAACGGCATGGAAGTGACCCAGTTCACGTACTTCCAGCAGGTCGGCGGTCTTGATTGCAAGCCCGTGCTCGGCGAAATCACCTACGGGCTTGAACGGCTCGCCATGTATCTGCAGAAGGTCGAGAACGTCTACGATCTCGTCTGGACCGAGTGGGAAGAACAAGGCCCGAACGGCCCGGAACTGCGTCGCCTGACTTATGGCGACGTGTACCACCAGAACGAAGTCGAACAGTCCACCTACAACTTCGAATACGCGAACGTCGAACTGCTGTTCTCGATCTTCAACAGCTACGAAGCCGAGGCCAAGCGCATGATCGAAGCGCAGATCGCGCTGCCCGCCTATGAACTCGTACTGAAGGCCGGCCACACGTTCAACCTGCTCGACGCGCGCGGCGCGATTTCGGTCACGGAACGCGCGGCGTATATCGGCCGCATTCGCGCGCTGTCGAAGCTGGTCGCGCAGGCCTACTACGATTCGCGCGAAAAGCTCGGCTTCCCGATGCTCGGCAATCCGGTGCACGGCGTGCCCGGCCTCACGACCGACGAACAGGACGCCGCGATGCCCGCGTGGGCACCGCCGCTCAAAGTCGAACGCAAGATCGACCCGGACTGA
- the mnmA gene encoding tRNA 2-thiouridine(34) synthase MnmA yields the protein MSKQKVVVGMSGGVDSSVTAWLLKEQGYDVVGLFMKNWEDDDDSEYCSTRQDWIDVVSVADLIGIDVEAVNFAAEYKDRVFAEFLREYSAGRTPNPDVLCNAEIKFKAFLDHAMSLGAETIATGHYARVRQNERNGRFELLKAFDHTKDQSYFLHRLNQAQLSKTLFPLGEIPKTKVREIAEQIALPNAKKKDSTGICFIGERPFRDFLNRYLPTKPGPMKTTDGKVVGEHIGLAFYTFGQRKGIGLGGSKDGSGEPWFVAGKDIASNTLYVAQGHDHAWLLSHTLSAGNTSWVAGEPPADGFACGAKTRYRQADAPCTFSSAGSGEGLFELNFDAAQWAVTPGQSAVLYDGDVCLGGGIIEHAVTGQPVAREPQKAALLNAR from the coding sequence ATGAGCAAGCAGAAAGTCGTAGTAGGCATGTCGGGCGGCGTCGATTCGTCCGTTACCGCATGGCTGCTGAAGGAACAGGGCTACGACGTGGTCGGCCTGTTCATGAAAAACTGGGAAGACGACGACGACAGCGAATACTGCTCGACGCGGCAGGACTGGATCGACGTGGTCTCGGTGGCGGATCTGATCGGCATCGACGTCGAAGCGGTCAACTTCGCCGCGGAATACAAGGACCGGGTGTTCGCCGAATTCCTGCGCGAATACTCGGCCGGCCGCACGCCGAATCCGGACGTGCTGTGCAATGCCGAAATCAAGTTCAAGGCGTTCCTCGACCACGCCATGTCGCTCGGCGCGGAAACCATCGCGACCGGCCATTACGCGCGCGTGCGCCAGAACGAGCGCAACGGCCGCTTCGAGCTGCTGAAGGCGTTCGACCATACGAAAGACCAGTCGTACTTTCTGCATCGGCTGAATCAGGCGCAATTGTCGAAAACACTGTTTCCGCTCGGCGAGATTCCGAAAACGAAAGTGCGCGAAATCGCCGAGCAGATCGCGCTGCCCAATGCGAAGAAGAAAGACTCGACCGGCATCTGCTTTATCGGCGAACGGCCGTTCCGCGACTTCCTGAACCGCTATCTGCCGACGAAACCCGGCCCGATGAAAACCACCGACGGCAAAGTGGTCGGCGAACATATCGGCCTCGCGTTCTACACGTTCGGCCAACGCAAGGGCATCGGCCTCGGCGGCAGCAAGGACGGCAGCGGCGAGCCGTGGTTCGTCGCCGGCAAGGACATTGCGTCGAACACGCTGTACGTCGCGCAGGGTCACGATCATGCGTGGCTGCTCAGCCATACGCTGTCCGCCGGCAATACGAGCTGGGTGGCGGGCGAGCCGCCGGCGGACGGCTTCGCGTGCGGCGCCAAGACCCGTTACCGGCAAGCGGATGCACCATGCACGTTTAGCAGCGCGGGCAGCGGCGAAGGCCTCTTCGAACTGAATTTCGACGCCGCGCAATGGGCTGTCACACCGGGGCAATCTGCGGTGCTCTACGATGGCGACGTGTGCCTCGGCGGCGGCATCATCGAACATGCGGTCACCGGGCAGCCGGTCGCGCGCGAGCCGCAAAAAGCGGCGCTGCTGAACGCCCGTTGA